Sequence from the Metasolibacillus fluoroglycofenilyticus genome:
GCGGCTGAGCATACTATTGCTATGATGACGGCTTTAGCACGTTACATTCCACAAGCATTTAATACATTAAAAAATGGCGTATGGGACCGCAAATCATATGTTGGAGTGGAGCTAAAAAATAAAACATTAGGTGTTATTGGTATGGGGCGCATTGGAGCTGAAGTAGCGTATCGCGCAAGAGGACAACGCATGAAAGTCATCGCCTATGATCCATTTTTGACAGAGGAACGCGCAAAGGAGCTAGGCATTACGAAAGGCACTGTCGATGAAGTATGTGCTGTGGCAGACTTTATTACAGTGCATACACCTCTCTTGCCGGAAACGCGTAATCTTATTAATAAAGAGCGTTTCGCCATAATGAAAGATGGGGTACGTATCATTAACTGTGCGCGTGGCGGCATTATTAATGAGGATGATTTATACGATGCGATTGTTGCTAAAAAAGTAGCTGGTGCTGCACTCGATGTTTTCATAACAGAGCCTGCAACAGACCATAAGCTATTAACACTACCTGAAGTGATTGCTACACCGCATTTAGGTGCGTCTACTATAGAAGCACAGGAATCTGTTGCTGTCGATGTATCTAATGATATTATTAAGTTTTTCAAAACAGGCACTGTTACAAATCCTGTTAATATGCCATCAATTTCAAAAGAAAAGTTTGCACAAATCGAACCGTTTTTCGAACTTGTTGAAAAGCTCGGAAAATTCCTTATCCAAGTAACTGATGAATCTATAAAAGAATTAAACATTTCATATGCTGGCGACGTAGCAAACTTTGATGTACGCCCTTTAACAGCTAATGCTATTAAAGGACTGCTTTCAACAAATCATGGAACACATGTTAATAATGTCAATGCCCGCTATCTTGCAGAGCGTATAGGTATAAGCATTAATGAACATAAAACAACGACTGCAAAAGGCTTCACAAACTTAATTACAGTTGAAATTAAAACAGCCAATGAAACACATACTGTAGCGGGAACTTTGTTAAATGGCTTAGGCCCACGCATCGTCAAAGTAGAAGGCTTCGTCGTTGACGTTATTCCAACAGGCAATCTATTGTATATTAAAAATACAGATAAACCTGGAGCTATCGGTCGCGTAGCCACAAAATTGGCTGAAAAAGATATTAATATCGCAACAATGCAAGTGGGACGCGATATGGTCGGTGGCTCAGCAGTAATGATGCTAGCAATCGACAATATTGTAACAGCAGAAGACTTAGTCTATGTAGCACAGCTTGAAAACATTGATGAAGTGAAGGCTATTACGCTATAGTGCTTTTTATGATGGGCTACTGAGGTAAGTATCTCCATTTCTCAGTAGCCTTACCACTTTTTCAAACTTCCTCTTTTACTTTTTTGTTATTTGTAGCATATAATTGTATGTATACAATTTCCATGTAGAGAGCTGTTGATGCCTTTTGAAGCGTTAATTATTTAGGCGGGCATGATTTTTTTAGACAGTCCCATTAGCTAAAGGAGGAGTTTTTCATGAAAAAATGGGTCTATAGTTTGCTTGCTTTATTATTCATTGGTGTAGCTTTTTTTGATACAGAAATAATGGCTGCACAAGACGAGATTGCGATTCGAACAGTGGTAGAAGAAACATACTTATTGTCAGATGACTACGTTACTCCACTCGCATCGCTAGCACCGAGGGCAATTGTAATTTTACATAATGTCCATGCAGGGTGGGCACATATTGAATATAAGGGACAGCAAGGCTATGTACCTTCTGTTACGTTAAAATCTGCTCAACCAACCTTAATGCTCGCAACGGCAAAAAATCCTCCGATTGTACGAGAAACAACAGAAGGGCAAACGAAGCATTTAGGCAATGTTCCTATAGATAGTATCGTGCAAGCCTATGCAACAAATGAAGATAATTGGTATTTTGTCCAGTATGGTCATTTAACTGGTTATATCATCGCGACAGCACTTAAAGCACCTACTTCTCAAAAAATGCTCGTACAGAAGCAAGAGGGACTTGTTGTACGCAATATCGCTAGTAAATCTGGAGCGAATCTCACTAGCATCCCTACAAATACAAAAGTGGACGTATATACAAACATTCAAGGCTGGGCATATGTTGTAACAGAGAAAAATATTCAAGGCTATGTACTGGCAAACGGTTTAAAAGAAATCCCTATTCCTAAACTAGGTAAGTACAGTCAAGGGACTGTCACAAAAACAAAGCGTATTGCCTTAACTTTCGATGACGGACCCCACCCTACCGTTACAGCACAAGTATTAAAAACATTGGAAAAATATGATGCTAAAGCAACTTTTTTTGTGACAGGACATCGCGTCAATAAAAGCCCGAAAGTATTAAAGGAAATATACGAGGCTGGGCATGAGATTGGCAACCATACATGGAGTCACCCTAAGTTGACGACCGTATCTTTTGAACAGGCAAAGGCACAAATTAATGAAACAAATAAAACGGTTGAGTCAATTATCGGGCAAGAGCCTACTTTATTCAGACCACCATATGGCGCATATAATAAAGAGATTTTAGGCTCACTATCCGTTCCCTTAATTATGTGGTCTGTTGACACGCTCGATTGGCAGCACCGCACTCCATCAAAAACATTAAAGGCTGTACAAACTGGTGCATATAATGGCAGCATTATTTTAATGCATGATATTCACCAAACGACGGCTGACGCTTTAGACAGCATACTGAGCTATTTAACGAAGCAAGGCTATGAGTTTGTTACGGTATCAGAGCTAATTACACCAATTAAATGAAGACTGCATCTCTAAGCAACGATTTTGCTTCCTCAGTAGTGGAGCTTCAATCTATCAAAGAATGCCTATCGTTTTCTAAATAAAAAATGGCTGTTAGAAAGTAAGGCTAATGCGCTACTTTCTGACAGCCATTCTATTTTTATCGATTCAACTCTGCAAAGGTCAAATAGTTCTGAGCTGAAGCCGTTTGTAGTAAGTCTAAATTATCCGCAATGACTATCCCTGATAAACAGGCAATTGCAAATACACCTGTAGCAATAAGAAATGATAAATTGCGATGAACTTTTTGCATTTCACTATTCGAGGTTTGCTTATCTTTGCTGCGTACTAAAGTGAAAAAACGCGCTCGTTGACTTTCTTGTGCCAACACATAATGACATGCCAAACAAAGCTCTGCCACATGCCCTTCAATCGATAATTGATTTATTTCTACTATGCCGGCTACACGTCCACAATTTTCACAACAATTCATTTTCATAAGCATTTTCCTCTCCATTCGCTATATTCTATTATATCTAAAAAATTAGAAAATTCAATATTTTGAATGGTAAATACTTAAAAAGTGGCTATAATAATCTGTTTAAACGACTATTATTTTAATAAAGTGAATCTTCAATTCGTGGAGGCTTTTCTCCACGGATTGTTAGTTGAACCAGTCGGGCTTTTACGGGCAGTTGACCTCTCACTTATCCTTCAGCTACCTTTCACTTAAGTCTGGAAGTGAGCGGCTTACTGCCCGTTATTGCGGGATAAACAAAAAACGTCTGAAAAGCGTGCATAGCACTGCTTTTCAGACGCCTCGACCTACAATTTTTTGATAAGCTCTAAAAGTTGCGTTAATGATTCTACTTCATATGTAGGCTTCACATCTGGATGCGGCTCTTTATTTTCCCGATTAATCCAAACATTTTTCATACCAATACGCGATGAACCTAATATATCTGTCATTAAATTATCCCCAACCATGATAGACTTTTCGACAGTTGCACTAGCTTTTTCTAGCACATATTCAAAAATCGATGCATCTGGCTTTCCTTTTCCGAAATCACCTGAAATAATAATATGGTCAAAATATGATACTAGCTCTGGTGTTATTTCAAGTTTTAAATTTTGTAAGCTTGGTGCACCATTTGTTAGCAAAATGAGCTGATATTTTCCCTTTAGCTCGTCCAACACTGCGAATGTATCCTCATATAAAAAAGGACTTTTTTTACGTTCCTCTACAAAGCGCTCCCCAAGCTCTGCGCCAAACGTAGCATCCGCTATCCCAAGCTTTGCCAAACCTCCAGTCCAAGCTTGCGCACGATATGCTGGTACAAGTTCCTTCATTTTTTGAAACATTTCTGTCGGGTCATCGAATGTTCCCCATAATCCCTCAAATGGATTAATGCCAATTAGCACTGTATAATCATATGTTTCATATGACTCGTAAAGTTCCCTCGCACTTTCACGCACCGCTTGCTCCAACTGCTTAGCATCAACCGAGTGACGCTCACTTGCATAAGCGCAAGTATGGTCAAATGCTGTTTGCACAGATTTTTTGTCCCATAATAATGTATCATCCAAATCAAAAATAATCGTCTGAATTGTCATAAGGCACTCCCTAACTTATGTATTATTCTATTATCCTACCATATTTGTAGTCATTATTTCGTGTCGATACATCAAACCTTTCAGAACATTTTTTCATCGAATACACAGGTCTTTTTGAATATATCAGCTCCGCATATTTTAGGGAGGTATTCTACGTCCCCAAAACCCTCTGATATATCATTCAAAGAAAAGTTCGCTTTTAAACATATACGAAACGTCCGAAAAGCATGCTAAAGCACTGCTTTTCGGACACTCTCTTATTTGCGCTTTTTCCGTAATGCTCGCATCATTTGTTCAATTTTTGTTTGTTGTGCGTTCGTTTCTTCAGCGAGTCGCTGTATCGTATAGACGCCATTATCATAGCTAATTGCTACGATATCCCCTTCAGATAACAGCTCGCTATATTCACTGCAATGAATAATTAGCTGTTCTGTCTCCTCTGGTCGCTTTAAAAAAATTGCGTACTCTCCTTCAAAGCGATCCAATGTATAGTTATTCAAGCTCACTTACAATCTCTCCCTTTGCATTTATAAGCTGTGCTGCATCTCCACTATTCGCCCATATTTGCTTTGAAGTCCACTTTAGTGTGCCTTTGCTATCCTTTGCATCAGGCCCACTCGTAATTGATAATTTAGCGTTTTGTTGAAGCGTTATATTCGGAAAGTTAAAAACTTGGTTTCCTTCTACCGATACAAGCTTCCAGCCTTGTAAGGAAACAGGCTCATTTCCCGTATTTTGAATGACAACAACCTCATTTACTAAATCTTTACTAATTAATTCAACAGTTGCTTTAGATGTACGAATAGAGCTTGTTGCACCAATGCCTGTCCACTCTTCTGCTGTTGTATTATAGCTTGTCCCATCCGTTGTAAAAACAATCGTCCCAGCCTCAGCAGTGCCGTATAGCTTACTTTGAACAGCAAGTGCATTATCAATTACTTCAGCATGTGGATGTCCATATTTATTGTCTTGTCCGTAGCTTAGCACAACAGCCTCTGGGCGCACTGCCTGCATAAACTCTAATGAGCTACTTGTGTTTGAGCCATGATGCCCCGCCTTTAACACAGTTGCTTTAATATTTTCCTTTACTAATTGCTTTTCGATATTGATGCCTGCGTCCCCTGTTAGTAAAAATGATACTTCTCCATATGTAATTTTTAAAACGATGGATGCATCATTATTATCCGAAGCATCTTCATCGGCATAAATTGCTTCTACGCTTAATTCCTTATCAAAATCGATAACTTCCCCTTTTTCTGGCACGCTATAGGAAATGTTCTTATCGGATATTAATGTGAGCATTTCCTCTAGTGTTTGCGATGTATGTACTTTTCCTGAATCTAGAAAGTGTCCGATGGAAATGGAGTTTAAAACAGCAATTAGCCCCCCGATATGGTCTGCATCAGGATGTGTAGCTACAACATAATCTAATCTTTTTACACCTTGCTCTCGTAAATAGGCGA
This genomic interval carries:
- the serA gene encoding phosphoglycerate dehydrogenase, which produces MTTKTLEKATKIITVFIADPLSEDGIYPLIQEGELELNIIVDTGLSQEQLINKITDIDVLLVRSQTTVTREVIQAAKNLKLIGRAGVGVDNIDLTAATEHGIIVVNAPDGNTNSAAEHTIAMMTALARYIPQAFNTLKNGVWDRKSYVGVELKNKTLGVIGMGRIGAEVAYRARGQRMKVIAYDPFLTEERAKELGITKGTVDEVCAVADFITVHTPLLPETRNLINKERFAIMKDGVRIINCARGGIINEDDLYDAIVAKKVAGAALDVFITEPATDHKLLTLPEVIATPHLGASTIEAQESVAVDVSNDIIKFFKTGTVTNPVNMPSISKEKFAQIEPFFELVEKLGKFLIQVTDESIKELNISYAGDVANFDVRPLTANAIKGLLSTNHGTHVNNVNARYLAERIGISINEHKTTTAKGFTNLITVEIKTANETHTVAGTLLNGLGPRIVKVEGFVVDVIPTGNLLYIKNTDKPGAIGRVATKLAEKDINIATMQVGRDMVGGSAVMMLAIDNIVTAEDLVYVAQLENIDEVKAITL
- a CDS encoding polysaccharide deacetylase family protein, producing the protein MKKWVYSLLALLFIGVAFFDTEIMAAQDEIAIRTVVEETYLLSDDYVTPLASLAPRAIVILHNVHAGWAHIEYKGQQGYVPSVTLKSAQPTLMLATAKNPPIVRETTEGQTKHLGNVPIDSIVQAYATNEDNWYFVQYGHLTGYIIATALKAPTSQKMLVQKQEGLVVRNIASKSGANLTSIPTNTKVDVYTNIQGWAYVVTEKNIQGYVLANGLKEIPIPKLGKYSQGTVTKTKRIALTFDDGPHPTVTAQVLKTLEKYDAKATFFVTGHRVNKSPKVLKEIYEAGHEIGNHTWSHPKLTTVSFEQAKAQINETNKTVESIIGQEPTLFRPPYGAYNKEILGSLSVPLIMWSVDTLDWQHRTPSKTLKAVQTGAYNGSIILMHDIHQTTADALDSILSYLTKQGYEFVTVSELITPIK
- a CDS encoding DNA polymerase III subunit delta: MKMNCCENCGRVAGIVEINQLSIEGHVAELCLACHYVLAQESQRARFFTLVRSKDKQTSNSEMQKVHRNLSFLIATGVFAIACLSGIVIADNLDLLQTASAQNYLTFAELNR
- a CDS encoding HAD family hydrolase translates to MTIQTIIFDLDDTLLWDKKSVQTAFDHTCAYASERHSVDAKQLEQAVRESARELYESYETYDYTVLIGINPFEGLWGTFDDPTEMFQKMKELVPAYRAQAWTGGLAKLGIADATFGAELGERFVEERKKSPFLYEDTFAVLDELKGKYQLILLTNGAPSLQNLKLEITPELVSYFDHIIISGDFGKGKPDASIFEYVLEKASATVEKSIMVGDNLMTDILGSSRIGMKNVWINRENKEPHPDVKPTYEVESLTQLLELIKKL
- a CDS encoding DUF3006 domain-containing protein — translated: MSLNNYTLDRFEGEYAIFLKRPEETEQLIIHCSEYSELLSEGDIVAISYDNGVYTIQRLAEETNAQQTKIEQMMRALRKKRK
- a CDS encoding MBL fold metallo-hydrolase — protein: MKKLIFSLLAVVFLLIGCTFDIQQPEQQPISGHEMKVHFIDVGQGDSILIQSPNGKTMLIDGGIKGAGKTVVAYLREQGVKRLDYVVATHPDADHIGGLIAVLNSISIGHFLDSGKVHTSQTLEEMLTLISDKNISYSVPEKGEVIDFDKELSVEAIYADEDASDNNDASIVLKITYGEVSFLLTGDAGINIEKQLVKENIKATVLKAGHHGSNTSSSLEFMQAVRPEAVVLSYGQDNKYGHPHAEVIDNALAVQSKLYGTAEAGTIVFTTDGTSYNTTAEEWTGIGATSSIRTSKATVELISKDLVNEVVVIQNTGNEPVSLQGWKLVSVEGNQVFNFPNITLQQNAKLSITSGPDAKDSKGTLKWTSKQIWANSGDAAQLINAKGEIVSELE